Below is a window of Terriglobales bacterium DNA.
CCTGGCAGCCGCGCACGAGCAGGGCGTGGTGCACCGCGACCTGAAGCCCGCCAACCTGCTGGTCACCGGCGACGGGCGCCTCAAGATCCTCGACTTCGGCCTGGCCAAGATGATCCGCAAGCCCAGTCCCACAGCCTCGACCGAGAGCCTGAGCCAGACCCAGGGGACGGTCGGCACCTTGCCCTACATGGCGCCGGAGCAGGTGGAGGGTTCCAAGGTGGACGCGCGCGCCGATATCTGGGCGGCTGGCGCGGTGCTCTACGAGATGGCCACGCGCCAGCGTCCCTTCCCCGGCGGCGGGGTACAGCTGGCCGACGCCATCCGCTACCAGCCGCCGCGGCCGCCCCGCGAGGTCAATTCCGAGCTTTCGCCGGGGCTGGAGGCCGTCATCCTGCGCTGCCTGGAGAAGGACCCCGACGATCGCTACCAGACCGCGCGCGAGTTGGCCCTGCACTTGCGCCGCCTGCAGCGTGGGGAAGCGCCGCTGCCGGCGGTGGTTCCGCGGCACCGCCGGCGGGCGTGGGCATTCGCGGCCGCCGCGGTCGCGCTGGTCATGGCGGTACTGCTGGCGGTGGATCCCGCCGGGGTACGCGCGAAGATCCAGGCCTGGGTCGCCGGAAGCAGCCCGCAGCCCCAGATCCAATCCATCGCGGTGCTTCCTTTCGCTGACATGAGCGCGGAGAAGGACCAGGAGTACCTGGCCGACGGCATGGCCGAAGAGCTGCTCAACGCCCTGGCCAGGATCCCGGAGCTGCGGGTGGCGGCCCGC
It encodes the following:
- a CDS encoding serine/threonine-protein kinase, encoding MAARALKQPDLAGQTLGHYRLVEHIGAGGMGVVYRARDLHLECDVAVKVLPPGALGDEDARKRFRKEALALSKINHPNIEVAHDFDTQDGIDFLVTEFIPGQTLEVALASRLPENDILDLGAQLAEGLAAAHEQGVVHRDLKPANLLVTGDGRLKILDFGLAKMIRKPSPTASTESLSQTQGTVGTLPYMAPEQVEGSKVDARADIWAAGAVLYEMATRQRPFPGGGVQLADAIRYQPPRPPREVNSELSPGLEAVILRCLEKDPDDRYQTARELALHLRRLQRGEAPLPAVVPRHRRRAWAFAAAAVALVMAVLLAVDPAGVRAKIQAWVAGSSPQPQIQSIAVLPFADMSAEKDQEYLADGMAEELLNALARIPELRVAARTSSFQFKGRNARVEDIGRELHVDSVLEGSVHRQGTRVRINVQLVKVADGFELWSQSYDREMNDVFAVQDEIASSVAGSLKLTLLRGTAPAPPTTSAEAYNAYLQAQYFRERRTKEDMDRSVAYYQQAL